In a genomic window of Myotis daubentonii chromosome 18, mMyoDau2.1, whole genome shotgun sequence:
- the ANGEL2 gene encoding protein angel homolog 2 isoform X5, which yields MKILGDKNVDPICEDSENKFDFTVMSYNILSQNLLEDNSHLYRHCRRPVLHWSFRFPNILKEIKNFDADVLCLQEVQEDHYGTEIRPSLESLGYHCEYKMRTGRKPDGCAICFKHSKFSLLSVNPVEFYRPDVPLLDRDNVGLVLLLQPKIPSGASPAICVANTHLLYNPRRGDIKLTQLAMLLAEISSVAHQKDGSFYPIVMCGDFNSVPGSPLYSFIKDGKLNYEGLAIGKVSGQEQSSRGQRILSIPIWPPNLGISQNCVYEVQQVPKVEKTDSDPTQTQLDKTEVLATAEKLSSHLQHHFSLSSVYSHYFPDTGIPEVTTCHSRSAITVDYIFYSGEKKDVAGEPGTEVALVGGLKLLARLSLLTEQDLWTVNGLPNENNSSDHLPLLAKFRLEL from the exons atgaagatTCTCGGAGACAAAAATGTTGACCCCATATGTGAAGACAGTGAGAACAAGTTTGACTTTACAGTGATGTCCTATAATATACTTTCACAAAATTTATTGGAAGATAATTCACACCTCTATAGACACTGCCGGCGACCAGTATTACACTGGAGTTTTAGGTTTCCCAATattctgaaagaaattaaaaactttgatGCAGAT GTACTTTGTTTGCAAGAAGTTCAAGAAGATCATTATGGAACAGAGATCAGGCCAAGTTTGGAATCGTTGG gttaTCACTGTGAGTACAAGATGCGTACGGGAAGGAAACCGGATGGCTGTGCCATTTGCTTCAAACATTCCAAATTTTCACTTTTATCAGTGAACCCAGTGGAATTCTACCGCCCTGATGTTCCTCTGTTGGACAGAGACAATGTTGGATTAGTGTTACTCTTGCAGCCCAAAATCCCAAGTGGTGCCTCTCCTGCAATCTGTGTAGCTAACACACATCTGTTGTATAACCCAAGGCGAGGTGATATTAAGCTGACCCAATTGGCAATGCTTCTGGCAGAGATTTCCAGTGTTGCCCATCAGAAAGATGGCAGCTTCTACCCTATTGTTATGTGTGGGGACTTTAATTCTGTTCCTGGTTCTCCGCTCTATAGTTTCATAAAGGACGGAAAATTGAATTATGAAGGACTTGCCATAGGAAAG GTATCTGGCCAGGAACAGTCTTCACGGGGACAAAGAATTTTATCTATTCCAATTTGGCCCCCAAACCTAGGTATCTCACAGAACTGTGTGTATGAGGTACAGCAGGTACCAAAAGTAGAAAAGACAG ACAGTGATCCGACACAAACACAGCTGGATAAAACAGAAGTCCTAGCAACAGCTGAAAA gttaTCTTCACATTTACAGCACCATTTCAGCTTGTCATCTGTGTATTCGCATTATTTTCCTGACACTGGAATTCCAGAAGTGACCACCTGTCATTCCCGAAGTGCCATAACTGTGGATTATATTTTCTATTCTGGGGAAAAGAAAGATGTTGCTGGGGAGCCAG GAACTGAAGTTGCTTTGGTTGGAGGCTTGAAACTTCTAGCTAGACTGTCACTTCTTACAGAACAAGACTTGTGGACTGTTAATGGACTTCCAAATGAAAACAACTCTTCAGATCATCTGCCTTTATTGGCCAAGTTCAGACTTGAACTCTGA
- the ANGEL2 gene encoding protein angel homolog 2 isoform X1 yields MEAWRCMRRGYGRCVVGRGRYPMLPHHQRSLGRDWTTPWENLQRCCWNRHISSCMRWPGHYSRAPYPYFSSRHFSLNWRPPCLFESRTQFQYWNWRPDSLSQTSLIHLSSSIMNSEGDEPSSKRRKSQGTIKRHWEYICNHNKENMKILGDKNVDPICEDSENKFDFTVMSYNILSQNLLEDNSHLYRHCRRPVLHWSFRFPNILKEIKNFDADVLCLQEVQEDHYGTEIRPSLESLGYHCEYKMRTGRKPDGCAICFKHSKFSLLSVNPVEFYRPDVPLLDRDNVGLVLLLQPKIPSGASPAICVANTHLLYNPRRGDIKLTQLAMLLAEISSVAHQKDGSFYPIVMCGDFNSVPGSPLYSFIKDGKLNYEGLAIGKVSGQEQSSRGQRILSIPIWPPNLGISQNCVYEVQQVPKVEKTDSDPTQTQLDKTEVLATAEKLSSHLQHHFSLSSVYSHYFPDTGIPEVTTCHSRSAITVDYIFYSGEKKDVAGEPGTEVALVGGLKLLARLSLLTEQDLWTVNGLPNENNSSDHLPLLAKFRLEL; encoded by the exons ATGGAAGCGTGGCGCTGTATGAGGAGGGGCTACGGCCGCTGTGTGGTGGGCAGAGGCCG ataCCCCATGTTACCCCATCACCAGAGGAGTCTGGGCAGAGACTGGACTACACCGTGGGAGAATCTGCAAAGGTGTTGCTGGAACAGACATATTTCTAGTTGTATGAGGTGGCCTGGACATTATTCTCGTGCTCCTTACCCCTACTTCAGTAGTAGGCATTTCTCATTAAATTGGAGACCACCTTGTTTGTTTGAGTCTAGAACTCAGTTTCAGTACTGGAATTGGAGACCTGACAGCCTGAGCCAGACATCTTTGATTCATCTCTCTAGTTCCATCATGAACTCTGAGGGAGATGAGCCTTCATCAAAACGAAGAAAAAGCCAAG GCACCATCAAAAGGCATTGGGAATATATATGTAaccataataaagaaaatatgaagatTCTCGGAGACAAAAATGTTGACCCCATATGTGAAGACAGTGAGAACAAGTTTGACTTTACAGTGATGTCCTATAATATACTTTCACAAAATTTATTGGAAGATAATTCACACCTCTATAGACACTGCCGGCGACCAGTATTACACTGGAGTTTTAGGTTTCCCAATattctgaaagaaattaaaaactttgatGCAGAT GTACTTTGTTTGCAAGAAGTTCAAGAAGATCATTATGGAACAGAGATCAGGCCAAGTTTGGAATCGTTGG gttaTCACTGTGAGTACAAGATGCGTACGGGAAGGAAACCGGATGGCTGTGCCATTTGCTTCAAACATTCCAAATTTTCACTTTTATCAGTGAACCCAGTGGAATTCTACCGCCCTGATGTTCCTCTGTTGGACAGAGACAATGTTGGATTAGTGTTACTCTTGCAGCCCAAAATCCCAAGTGGTGCCTCTCCTGCAATCTGTGTAGCTAACACACATCTGTTGTATAACCCAAGGCGAGGTGATATTAAGCTGACCCAATTGGCAATGCTTCTGGCAGAGATTTCCAGTGTTGCCCATCAGAAAGATGGCAGCTTCTACCCTATTGTTATGTGTGGGGACTTTAATTCTGTTCCTGGTTCTCCGCTCTATAGTTTCATAAAGGACGGAAAATTGAATTATGAAGGACTTGCCATAGGAAAG GTATCTGGCCAGGAACAGTCTTCACGGGGACAAAGAATTTTATCTATTCCAATTTGGCCCCCAAACCTAGGTATCTCACAGAACTGTGTGTATGAGGTACAGCAGGTACCAAAAGTAGAAAAGACAG ACAGTGATCCGACACAAACACAGCTGGATAAAACAGAAGTCCTAGCAACAGCTGAAAA gttaTCTTCACATTTACAGCACCATTTCAGCTTGTCATCTGTGTATTCGCATTATTTTCCTGACACTGGAATTCCAGAAGTGACCACCTGTCATTCCCGAAGTGCCATAACTGTGGATTATATTTTCTATTCTGGGGAAAAGAAAGATGTTGCTGGGGAGCCAG GAACTGAAGTTGCTTTGGTTGGAGGCTTGAAACTTCTAGCTAGACTGTCACTTCTTACAGAACAAGACTTGTGGACTGTTAATGGACTTCCAAATGAAAACAACTCTTCAGATCATCTGCCTTTATTGGCCAAGTTCAGACTTGAACTCTGA
- the ANGEL2 gene encoding protein angel homolog 2 isoform X2 produces MLPHHQRSLGRDWTTPWENLQRCCWNRHISSCMRWPGHYSRAPYPYFSSRHFSLNWRPPCLFESRTQFQYWNWRPDSLSQTSLIHLSSSIMNSEGDEPSSKRRKSQGTIKRHWEYICNHNKENMKILGDKNVDPICEDSENKFDFTVMSYNILSQNLLEDNSHLYRHCRRPVLHWSFRFPNILKEIKNFDADVLCLQEVQEDHYGTEIRPSLESLGYHCEYKMRTGRKPDGCAICFKHSKFSLLSVNPVEFYRPDVPLLDRDNVGLVLLLQPKIPSGASPAICVANTHLLYNPRRGDIKLTQLAMLLAEISSVAHQKDGSFYPIVMCGDFNSVPGSPLYSFIKDGKLNYEGLAIGKVSGQEQSSRGQRILSIPIWPPNLGISQNCVYEVQQVPKVEKTDSDPTQTQLDKTEVLATAEKLSSHLQHHFSLSSVYSHYFPDTGIPEVTTCHSRSAITVDYIFYSGEKKDVAGEPGTEVALVGGLKLLARLSLLTEQDLWTVNGLPNENNSSDHLPLLAKFRLEL; encoded by the exons ATGTTACCCCATCACCAGAGGAGTCTGGGCAGAGACTGGACTACACCGTGGGAGAATCTGCAAAGGTGTTGCTGGAACAGACATATTTCTAGTTGTATGAGGTGGCCTGGACATTATTCTCGTGCTCCTTACCCCTACTTCAGTAGTAGGCATTTCTCATTAAATTGGAGACCACCTTGTTTGTTTGAGTCTAGAACTCAGTTTCAGTACTGGAATTGGAGACCTGACAGCCTGAGCCAGACATCTTTGATTCATCTCTCTAGTTCCATCATGAACTCTGAGGGAGATGAGCCTTCATCAAAACGAAGAAAAAGCCAAG GCACCATCAAAAGGCATTGGGAATATATATGTAaccataataaagaaaatatgaagatTCTCGGAGACAAAAATGTTGACCCCATATGTGAAGACAGTGAGAACAAGTTTGACTTTACAGTGATGTCCTATAATATACTTTCACAAAATTTATTGGAAGATAATTCACACCTCTATAGACACTGCCGGCGACCAGTATTACACTGGAGTTTTAGGTTTCCCAATattctgaaagaaattaaaaactttgatGCAGAT GTACTTTGTTTGCAAGAAGTTCAAGAAGATCATTATGGAACAGAGATCAGGCCAAGTTTGGAATCGTTGG gttaTCACTGTGAGTACAAGATGCGTACGGGAAGGAAACCGGATGGCTGTGCCATTTGCTTCAAACATTCCAAATTTTCACTTTTATCAGTGAACCCAGTGGAATTCTACCGCCCTGATGTTCCTCTGTTGGACAGAGACAATGTTGGATTAGTGTTACTCTTGCAGCCCAAAATCCCAAGTGGTGCCTCTCCTGCAATCTGTGTAGCTAACACACATCTGTTGTATAACCCAAGGCGAGGTGATATTAAGCTGACCCAATTGGCAATGCTTCTGGCAGAGATTTCCAGTGTTGCCCATCAGAAAGATGGCAGCTTCTACCCTATTGTTATGTGTGGGGACTTTAATTCTGTTCCTGGTTCTCCGCTCTATAGTTTCATAAAGGACGGAAAATTGAATTATGAAGGACTTGCCATAGGAAAG GTATCTGGCCAGGAACAGTCTTCACGGGGACAAAGAATTTTATCTATTCCAATTTGGCCCCCAAACCTAGGTATCTCACAGAACTGTGTGTATGAGGTACAGCAGGTACCAAAAGTAGAAAAGACAG ACAGTGATCCGACACAAACACAGCTGGATAAAACAGAAGTCCTAGCAACAGCTGAAAA gttaTCTTCACATTTACAGCACCATTTCAGCTTGTCATCTGTGTATTCGCATTATTTTCCTGACACTGGAATTCCAGAAGTGACCACCTGTCATTCCCGAAGTGCCATAACTGTGGATTATATTTTCTATTCTGGGGAAAAGAAAGATGTTGCTGGGGAGCCAG GAACTGAAGTTGCTTTGGTTGGAGGCTTGAAACTTCTAGCTAGACTGTCACTTCTTACAGAACAAGACTTGTGGACTGTTAATGGACTTCCAAATGAAAACAACTCTTCAGATCATCTGCCTTTATTGGCCAAGTTCAGACTTGAACTCTGA
- the ANGEL2 gene encoding protein angel homolog 2 isoform X3, with translation MLGTIKRHWEYICNHNKENMKILGDKNVDPICEDSENKFDFTVMSYNILSQNLLEDNSHLYRHCRRPVLHWSFRFPNILKEIKNFDADVLCLQEVQEDHYGTEIRPSLESLGYHCEYKMRTGRKPDGCAICFKHSKFSLLSVNPVEFYRPDVPLLDRDNVGLVLLLQPKIPSGASPAICVANTHLLYNPRRGDIKLTQLAMLLAEISSVAHQKDGSFYPIVMCGDFNSVPGSPLYSFIKDGKLNYEGLAIGKVSGQEQSSRGQRILSIPIWPPNLGISQNCVYEVQQVPKVEKTDSDPTQTQLDKTEVLATAEKLSSHLQHHFSLSSVYSHYFPDTGIPEVTTCHSRSAITVDYIFYSGEKKDVAGEPGTEVALVGGLKLLARLSLLTEQDLWTVNGLPNENNSSDHLPLLAKFRLEL, from the exons ATGCTAG GCACCATCAAAAGGCATTGGGAATATATATGTAaccataataaagaaaatatgaagatTCTCGGAGACAAAAATGTTGACCCCATATGTGAAGACAGTGAGAACAAGTTTGACTTTACAGTGATGTCCTATAATATACTTTCACAAAATTTATTGGAAGATAATTCACACCTCTATAGACACTGCCGGCGACCAGTATTACACTGGAGTTTTAGGTTTCCCAATattctgaaagaaattaaaaactttgatGCAGAT GTACTTTGTTTGCAAGAAGTTCAAGAAGATCATTATGGAACAGAGATCAGGCCAAGTTTGGAATCGTTGG gttaTCACTGTGAGTACAAGATGCGTACGGGAAGGAAACCGGATGGCTGTGCCATTTGCTTCAAACATTCCAAATTTTCACTTTTATCAGTGAACCCAGTGGAATTCTACCGCCCTGATGTTCCTCTGTTGGACAGAGACAATGTTGGATTAGTGTTACTCTTGCAGCCCAAAATCCCAAGTGGTGCCTCTCCTGCAATCTGTGTAGCTAACACACATCTGTTGTATAACCCAAGGCGAGGTGATATTAAGCTGACCCAATTGGCAATGCTTCTGGCAGAGATTTCCAGTGTTGCCCATCAGAAAGATGGCAGCTTCTACCCTATTGTTATGTGTGGGGACTTTAATTCTGTTCCTGGTTCTCCGCTCTATAGTTTCATAAAGGACGGAAAATTGAATTATGAAGGACTTGCCATAGGAAAG GTATCTGGCCAGGAACAGTCTTCACGGGGACAAAGAATTTTATCTATTCCAATTTGGCCCCCAAACCTAGGTATCTCACAGAACTGTGTGTATGAGGTACAGCAGGTACCAAAAGTAGAAAAGACAG ACAGTGATCCGACACAAACACAGCTGGATAAAACAGAAGTCCTAGCAACAGCTGAAAA gttaTCTTCACATTTACAGCACCATTTCAGCTTGTCATCTGTGTATTCGCATTATTTTCCTGACACTGGAATTCCAGAAGTGACCACCTGTCATTCCCGAAGTGCCATAACTGTGGATTATATTTTCTATTCTGGGGAAAAGAAAGATGTTGCTGGGGAGCCAG GAACTGAAGTTGCTTTGGTTGGAGGCTTGAAACTTCTAGCTAGACTGTCACTTCTTACAGAACAAGACTTGTGGACTGTTAATGGACTTCCAAATGAAAACAACTCTTCAGATCATCTGCCTTTATTGGCCAAGTTCAGACTTGAACTCTGA
- the ANGEL2 gene encoding protein angel homolog 2 isoform X4, whose amino-acid sequence MEGTIKRHWEYICNHNKENMKILGDKNVDPICEDSENKFDFTVMSYNILSQNLLEDNSHLYRHCRRPVLHWSFRFPNILKEIKNFDADVLCLQEVQEDHYGTEIRPSLESLGYHCEYKMRTGRKPDGCAICFKHSKFSLLSVNPVEFYRPDVPLLDRDNVGLVLLLQPKIPSGASPAICVANTHLLYNPRRGDIKLTQLAMLLAEISSVAHQKDGSFYPIVMCGDFNSVPGSPLYSFIKDGKLNYEGLAIGKVSGQEQSSRGQRILSIPIWPPNLGISQNCVYEVQQVPKVEKTDSDPTQTQLDKTEVLATAEKLSSHLQHHFSLSSVYSHYFPDTGIPEVTTCHSRSAITVDYIFYSGEKKDVAGEPGTEVALVGGLKLLARLSLLTEQDLWTVNGLPNENNSSDHLPLLAKFRLEL is encoded by the exons ATGGAAG GCACCATCAAAAGGCATTGGGAATATATATGTAaccataataaagaaaatatgaagatTCTCGGAGACAAAAATGTTGACCCCATATGTGAAGACAGTGAGAACAAGTTTGACTTTACAGTGATGTCCTATAATATACTTTCACAAAATTTATTGGAAGATAATTCACACCTCTATAGACACTGCCGGCGACCAGTATTACACTGGAGTTTTAGGTTTCCCAATattctgaaagaaattaaaaactttgatGCAGAT GTACTTTGTTTGCAAGAAGTTCAAGAAGATCATTATGGAACAGAGATCAGGCCAAGTTTGGAATCGTTGG gttaTCACTGTGAGTACAAGATGCGTACGGGAAGGAAACCGGATGGCTGTGCCATTTGCTTCAAACATTCCAAATTTTCACTTTTATCAGTGAACCCAGTGGAATTCTACCGCCCTGATGTTCCTCTGTTGGACAGAGACAATGTTGGATTAGTGTTACTCTTGCAGCCCAAAATCCCAAGTGGTGCCTCTCCTGCAATCTGTGTAGCTAACACACATCTGTTGTATAACCCAAGGCGAGGTGATATTAAGCTGACCCAATTGGCAATGCTTCTGGCAGAGATTTCCAGTGTTGCCCATCAGAAAGATGGCAGCTTCTACCCTATTGTTATGTGTGGGGACTTTAATTCTGTTCCTGGTTCTCCGCTCTATAGTTTCATAAAGGACGGAAAATTGAATTATGAAGGACTTGCCATAGGAAAG GTATCTGGCCAGGAACAGTCTTCACGGGGACAAAGAATTTTATCTATTCCAATTTGGCCCCCAAACCTAGGTATCTCACAGAACTGTGTGTATGAGGTACAGCAGGTACCAAAAGTAGAAAAGACAG ACAGTGATCCGACACAAACACAGCTGGATAAAACAGAAGTCCTAGCAACAGCTGAAAA gttaTCTTCACATTTACAGCACCATTTCAGCTTGTCATCTGTGTATTCGCATTATTTTCCTGACACTGGAATTCCAGAAGTGACCACCTGTCATTCCCGAAGTGCCATAACTGTGGATTATATTTTCTATTCTGGGGAAAAGAAAGATGTTGCTGGGGAGCCAG GAACTGAAGTTGCTTTGGTTGGAGGCTTGAAACTTCTAGCTAGACTGTCACTTCTTACAGAACAAGACTTGTGGACTGTTAATGGACTTCCAAATGAAAACAACTCTTCAGATCATCTGCCTTTATTGGCCAAGTTCAGACTTGAACTCTGA